The following proteins are encoded in a genomic region of Vibrio spartinae:
- the cobA gene encoding uroporphyrinogen-III C-methyltransferase: MAKDQVVTRLPVKQVRSSVKVDASALSYHFTKSQLQAGEVALVGAGPGDPELLTVKAVSFLQQADVVLYDYLVSEEIMSLVPDSTILVCVGKRAGHHSVPQDKTNQLLVDFARQGHRVVRIKGGDPFIFGRGGEELESLFDAGIRFQVVPGITAAAGATAYAGIPLTHRDYAQSAIFVTGHVRAEQDEMDWSTLARGRQTLVIYMGLMKSGYIKEQLLEHGRDAETPVAVIERGTQAAQKLFRGTLDHLPQLAAQADSPALIVIGEVVSLSEKLNWFSRTQEATSRSLYA, encoded by the coding sequence ATGGCAAAGGATCAGGTAGTGACTCGTTTACCCGTCAAACAAGTGCGTTCGTCTGTGAAGGTCGATGCGTCAGCACTCAGCTACCACTTCACAAAATCTCAGTTACAGGCCGGAGAGGTGGCATTGGTCGGTGCCGGCCCGGGTGACCCAGAATTACTCACCGTCAAAGCGGTTAGCTTTCTTCAGCAAGCTGATGTTGTTTTATATGACTATTTGGTCTCAGAGGAGATCATGTCACTGGTACCGGACAGTACGATTCTGGTGTGTGTCGGCAAACGAGCCGGACATCATAGTGTGCCACAGGATAAGACCAATCAGCTATTGGTCGATTTTGCCAGACAGGGACACCGGGTTGTGCGGATTAAAGGCGGCGACCCATTTATTTTTGGACGAGGCGGTGAAGAACTGGAAAGTTTGTTCGATGCCGGCATTCGCTTTCAAGTGGTTCCCGGTATTACCGCAGCCGCTGGGGCAACCGCCTATGCCGGGATTCCCCTGACGCACCGGGATTATGCTCAGTCTGCCATTTTCGTCACGGGTCATGTCCGTGCTGAGCAAGATGAAATGGATTGGTCAACGCTGGCTCGGGGACGGCAGACGCTGGTGATCTATATGGGATTGATGAAATCCGGATATATCAAAGAGCAGTTACTTGAGCATGGTCGGGATGCCGAGACGCCTGTTGCCGTGATTGAACGAGGAACACAAGCTGCGCAGAAGCTGTTTCGTGGCACATTGGATCATTTGCCGCAGTTAGCTGCTCAGGCCGATTCTCCCGCTTTAATTGTGATTGGTGAAGTGGTTTCACTGTCCGAAAAGCTCAATTGGTTCAGCCGCACACAGGAAGCAACTTCCCGTTCTTTGTATGCATAA
- a CDS encoding bifunctional 2',3'-cyclic-nucleotide 2'-phosphodiesterase/3'-nucleotidase gives MKQPKKILALSLLSELLILASSALSFSVNAETIHLRVIETTDIHANVMDYDYYKDKSSDKIGLLRAASLIKKAREENPNSLLIDNGDLIQGSPMGDYMAAKGIKAGEVHPVYKAMNLLGYEVGNIGNHEFNYGLGYLKETLNDANFPYINANIFDAKTDQHYFRPYLIKSYTLTDTDGKPQQLKVGYIGFAPPQIMVWDKKNLAGNVYTKDIKATAKALIPQMKQQGADIIVAIPHSGISTTPYHVGAENSVYYLAEIPGIDAIAFGHAHAVFPGKDFSHLPDVNNQKGTIHGVAAVMPGRWGSHVGIIDLTVEKKNHHWQVTDSQSEARPIYDNIAHHALVSADAQLRQAVQSDHQATRQFVNQPIGRANDKMYSYLALVQDDPTIQIVNLAQKAYVEKMIQGDPDLDGLPVLSAAAPFKAGGRKNDPTNYTEVESGQLTFRNAADLYLYPNTLVALKITGRELKEWLECSAGQFNRIDPTQTAPQYLIDWDGFRTYNFDVIDGIKYQIDVTQPARYDGDCQLVAPDSRRIVSLSYQGKAIPDNQVFLIATNNYRAYSNKFPGTGASHVAFDAPDKNRTILANYITQMSKQHGEIHPKADNNWRLAPIKAAKNLDIRFETAPGDKAAQFIQQYGRYPMKQLMTDETGFAVYQIQL, from the coding sequence ATGAAACAGCCAAAAAAAATTCTCGCACTGTCATTACTTAGTGAATTGCTGATACTTGCTTCATCAGCTCTCTCATTCTCAGTCAATGCAGAAACCATCCATCTTCGTGTCATAGAAACGACGGATATCCATGCCAATGTCATGGACTATGACTATTACAAAGACAAATCTTCAGACAAAATTGGTTTACTCCGGGCTGCGAGTCTTATCAAAAAGGCGCGTGAAGAGAATCCGAACTCACTTTTGATTGATAACGGCGATCTGATTCAGGGCAGTCCGATGGGTGACTACATGGCAGCCAAAGGCATCAAGGCGGGAGAAGTTCATCCGGTTTATAAAGCGATGAACCTCCTCGGTTACGAGGTCGGAAATATTGGTAACCACGAATTCAATTACGGACTCGGATACCTTAAAGAAACGCTTAACGATGCTAATTTCCCTTACATCAATGCCAATATATTTGACGCAAAAACGGATCAGCATTATTTCCGTCCTTACCTGATCAAATCATACACATTGACCGATACTGATGGAAAACCTCAGCAGTTGAAGGTTGGCTATATTGGCTTCGCTCCGCCTCAGATCATGGTGTGGGATAAGAAAAACTTAGCTGGCAATGTTTATACCAAAGATATCAAAGCCACAGCGAAAGCCCTGATTCCTCAAATGAAACAACAAGGTGCAGATATCATTGTTGCCATTCCCCATTCGGGAATCTCTACCACACCTTATCACGTCGGTGCTGAAAACTCGGTTTACTATCTCGCAGAAATCCCCGGTATTGATGCCATCGCTTTTGGTCACGCTCATGCGGTGTTCCCCGGCAAAGACTTTAGTCATCTGCCAGATGTGAATAACCAAAAGGGGACGATTCACGGCGTCGCAGCGGTAATGCCCGGGCGCTGGGGCAGCCATGTCGGTATTATTGATCTGACCGTGGAGAAGAAAAATCACCATTGGCAAGTAACTGACAGCCAATCGGAAGCGCGTCCGATTTATGACAATATCGCACATCATGCCTTAGTCTCCGCTGATGCTCAGCTTCGTCAAGCCGTCCAATCGGATCACCAGGCAACGCGACAATTCGTCAATCAACCTATCGGCCGAGCCAATGACAAAATGTATAGTTATCTGGCACTCGTTCAGGATGATCCGACCATTCAGATCGTCAATCTGGCACAGAAAGCCTACGTTGAAAAAATGATTCAGGGCGATCCGGACTTAGATGGACTGCCAGTCCTTTCCGCTGCTGCACCGTTTAAAGCCGGTGGCCGAAAAAATGATCCCACGAACTATACCGAAGTTGAATCCGGGCAGCTGACATTCCGCAATGCCGCTGATCTGTATCTTTATCCCAATACATTAGTGGCGCTCAAAATCACCGGACGAGAGCTGAAAGAATGGCTAGAATGCTCTGCGGGCCAGTTCAATCGTATCGATCCGACTCAAACCGCACCTCAATATCTCATCGATTGGGATGGGTTCAGAACCTACAACTTTGATGTAATTGATGGCATCAAGTATCAGATTGATGTCACGCAACCGGCCCGATATGATGGTGACTGTCAATTGGTTGCTCCCGATAGCAGACGAATTGTCAGTCTGTCTTATCAGGGGAAAGCGATCCCAGATAATCAAGTATTCCTGATTGCCACCAATAACTATCGCGCCTATAGCAACAAGTTTCCCGGAACCGGGGCTTCACATGTCGCTTTTGATGCACCAGATAAAAACCGGACAATTCTGGCCAATTACATTACTCAGATGAGTAAACAACACGGTGAAATTCATCCTAAAGCGGATAACAACTGGCGCTTAGCGCCGATTAAGGCAGCCAAAAATCTTGATATCCGCTTCGAGACGGCACCGGGAGACAAGGCTGCACAATTCATTCAGCAATATGGCCGTTACCCGATGAAGCAACTCATGACTGATGAGACCGGCTTCGCGGTTTATCAGATTCAGCTATAA